From Topomyia yanbarensis strain Yona2022 chromosome 1, ASM3024719v1, whole genome shotgun sequence, one genomic window encodes:
- the LOC131677721 gene encoding LIM and senescent cell antigen-like-containing domain protein 1 isoform X3, with translation MSLGTMMCTRCDEGFEPHERIVNSNGQLWHTQCFVCAQCFRQFQDGIFYEFEGRKYCEKDFHILFAPCCNKCNDFVIGRVIKAMAANWHPECFTCERCNIPLADSGFIRNQNRALCHDCNRKEKEVGLGKHMCNKCHGIIDDAPLRFRGEVYHGYHFNCTACGIELDSSAREVKNRTGYAANDMNELYCLRCHDRMGIPICGACRRPIEERVVTALGKHWHVEHFVCAKCEKPFLGHRHYEKRGMAYCETHYHQLFGNLCFVCNQVIAGDVFTALNKAWCVHHFSCSICDNKMDQKSKFYEYDEKPVCKKCYERFPAELRRRLRAAHENTLKKTVT, from the exons ATGTCGCTCGGCACCATGATGTGCACCCGGTGCGACGAGGGTTTCGAACCGCATGAAAGGATCGTGAATTCGAATGGACAGTTGTGGCACACCCAATGTTTTGT ATGTGCCCAATGCTTCCGCCAGTTTCAGGACGGCATCTTTTACGAATTCGAAGGTCGCAAGTACTGTGAGAAAGATTTCCACATCCTGTTTGCGCCGTGCTGCAACAAATGTAACGACTTTGTCATCGGTCGGGTCATCAAGGCTATGGCGGCCAACTGGCACCCGGAGTGTTTCACGTGCGAGCGGTGTAACATTCCATTGGCGGACTCTGGTTTCATCCGGAACCAGAACCGTGCCCTGTGCCATGATTGCAACCGAAAGGAAAAGGAAGTGGGCTTAGGGAAGCATATGTGTAACAAGTGCCA TGGAATAATCGATGACGCTCCGTTGCGTTTCCGAGGTGAAGTTTACCATGGGTATCACTTCAATTGCACCGCTTGCGGCATTGAACTGGATTCGTCTGCACGGGAGGTCAAAAATCGTACCGGCTATGCTGCCAACGATATGAATGAACTATACTGCTTGCGCTGTCACGATCGTATGGGAATTCCAATTTGTGGTGCTTGTCGACGCCCGATCGAGGAACGTGTTGTAACCGCACTGGGAAAGCATTGGCATGTTGAG CATTTCGTATGCGCCAAATGCGAGAAACCGTTCCTAGGACATCGTCACTACGAAAAGCGTGGTATGGCATACTGCGAGACTCATTATCACCAGCTGTTTGGTAATCTATGCTTCGTTTGTAATCAGGTCATTGCTGGTGACG TATTCACCGCTCTGAACAAGGCCTGGTGTGTGCATCATTTCTCGTGCTCGATTTGCGATAATAAAATGGACCAGAAATCGAAATTCTACGAATATGACGAGAAACCGGTATGCAAGAAGTGCTACGAGCGTTTCCCTGCTGAGTTAAGACGTCGTCTGCGTGCCGCCCATGAGAATACCTTGAAGAAGACTGTCACCTGA
- the LOC131677721 gene encoding LIM and senescent cell antigen-like-containing domain protein 1 isoform X2, which yields MPPVAGVSANMSLGTMMCTRCDEGFEPHERIVNSNGQLWHTQCFVCAQCFRQFQDGIFYEFEGRKYCEKDFHILFAPCCNKCNDFVIGRVIKAMAANWHPECFTCERCNIPLADSGFIRNQNRALCHDCNRKEKEVGLGKHMCNKCHGIIDDAPLRFRGEVYHGYHFNCTACGIELDSSAREVKNRTGYAANDMNELYCLRCHDRMGIPICGACRRPIEERVVTALGKHWHVEHFVCAKCEKPFLGHRHYEKRGMAYCETHYHQLFGNLCFVCNQVIAGDVFTALNKAWCVHHFSCSICDNKMDQKSKFYEYDEKPVCKKCYERFPAELRRRLRAAHENTLKKTVT from the exons AGTTTCGGCCAACATGTCGCTCGGCACCATGATGTGCACCCGGTGCGACGAGGGTTTCGAACCGCATGAAAGGATCGTGAATTCGAATGGACAGTTGTGGCACACCCAATGTTTTGT ATGTGCCCAATGCTTCCGCCAGTTTCAGGACGGCATCTTTTACGAATTCGAAGGTCGCAAGTACTGTGAGAAAGATTTCCACATCCTGTTTGCGCCGTGCTGCAACAAATGTAACGACTTTGTCATCGGTCGGGTCATCAAGGCTATGGCGGCCAACTGGCACCCGGAGTGTTTCACGTGCGAGCGGTGTAACATTCCATTGGCGGACTCTGGTTTCATCCGGAACCAGAACCGTGCCCTGTGCCATGATTGCAACCGAAAGGAAAAGGAAGTGGGCTTAGGGAAGCATATGTGTAACAAGTGCCA TGGAATAATCGATGACGCTCCGTTGCGTTTCCGAGGTGAAGTTTACCATGGGTATCACTTCAATTGCACCGCTTGCGGCATTGAACTGGATTCGTCTGCACGGGAGGTCAAAAATCGTACCGGCTATGCTGCCAACGATATGAATGAACTATACTGCTTGCGCTGTCACGATCGTATGGGAATTCCAATTTGTGGTGCTTGTCGACGCCCGATCGAGGAACGTGTTGTAACCGCACTGGGAAAGCATTGGCATGTTGAG CATTTCGTATGCGCCAAATGCGAGAAACCGTTCCTAGGACATCGTCACTACGAAAAGCGTGGTATGGCATACTGCGAGACTCATTATCACCAGCTGTTTGGTAATCTATGCTTCGTTTGTAATCAGGTCATTGCTGGTGACG TATTCACCGCTCTGAACAAGGCCTGGTGTGTGCATCATTTCTCGTGCTCGATTTGCGATAATAAAATGGACCAGAAATCGAAATTCTACGAATATGACGAGAAACCGGTATGCAAGAAGTGCTACGAGCGTTTCCCTGCTGAGTTAAGACGTCGTCTGCGTGCCGCCCATGAGAATACCTTGAAGAAGACTGTCACCTGA
- the LOC131677721 gene encoding LIM and senescent cell antigen-like-containing domain protein 1 isoform X1: MSELKLKPIEDSKLYKRRTTSRENLIQASTATASLEYPTSTGYANFHSLERHYIQSKQPPGERLYQNMPGPIRHVQYVNDMAYNNVNVDIASTNADATFGNRHDRSDTFREFREQTSTSSSTSNQYREGPSGYSASGNGVAVENIIRDLKSANLNMLNSSSGVQNTSTSGERYQNLPLASSTPTRKKMELKDPTGRSNVEVIGVSANMSLGTMMCTRCDEGFEPHERIVNSNGQLWHTQCFVCAQCFRQFQDGIFYEFEGRKYCEKDFHILFAPCCNKCNDFVIGRVIKAMAANWHPECFTCERCNIPLADSGFIRNQNRALCHDCNRKEKEVGLGKHMCNKCHGIIDDAPLRFRGEVYHGYHFNCTACGIELDSSAREVKNRTGYAANDMNELYCLRCHDRMGIPICGACRRPIEERVVTALGKHWHVEHFVCAKCEKPFLGHRHYEKRGMAYCETHYHQLFGNLCFVCNQVIAGDVFTALNKAWCVHHFSCSICDNKMDQKSKFYEYDEKPVCKKCYERFPAELRRRLRAAHENTLKKTVT; the protein is encoded by the exons ATGAGTGAGCTCAAGCTTAAGCCCATCGAAGACTCCAAGTTGTACAAACGGCGAACTACATCCAGGGAAAATCTCATTCAAGCATCCACCGCGACTGCCTCACTCGAATATCCCACGTCGACTGGATACGCTAACTTCCACTCGCTAGAACGCCACTACATACAATCGAAACAACCGCCGGGCGAAAGACTTTATCAGAACATGCCGGGTCCGATAAGGCATGTACAGTATGTTAACGATATGGCCTACAACAACGTGAATGTTGACATCGCAAGTACGAATGCAGACGCCACCTTCGGCAATCGACACGATCGCAGTGACACGTTTCGCGAGTTCCGAGAACAAACATCGACATCGTCCTCAACGAGTAATCAGTATCGAGAAGGTCCAAGTGGTTACAGTGCAAGCGGGAATGGCGTTGCAGTGGAAAACATCATTCGTGACTTAAAAAGTGCTAATTTGAATATGTTGAACTCGTcaagcggagttcaaaacacgtCTACATCGGGTGAAAGATATCAAAATCTACCGCTGGCAAGTTCAACTCCGACGCGGAAGAAAATGGAACTCAAAGATCCAACTGGACGGTCCAACGTGGAAGTGATTGG AGTTTCGGCCAACATGTCGCTCGGCACCATGATGTGCACCCGGTGCGACGAGGGTTTCGAACCGCATGAAAGGATCGTGAATTCGAATGGACAGTTGTGGCACACCCAATGTTTTGT ATGTGCCCAATGCTTCCGCCAGTTTCAGGACGGCATCTTTTACGAATTCGAAGGTCGCAAGTACTGTGAGAAAGATTTCCACATCCTGTTTGCGCCGTGCTGCAACAAATGTAACGACTTTGTCATCGGTCGGGTCATCAAGGCTATGGCGGCCAACTGGCACCCGGAGTGTTTCACGTGCGAGCGGTGTAACATTCCATTGGCGGACTCTGGTTTCATCCGGAACCAGAACCGTGCCCTGTGCCATGATTGCAACCGAAAGGAAAAGGAAGTGGGCTTAGGGAAGCATATGTGTAACAAGTGCCA TGGAATAATCGATGACGCTCCGTTGCGTTTCCGAGGTGAAGTTTACCATGGGTATCACTTCAATTGCACCGCTTGCGGCATTGAACTGGATTCGTCTGCACGGGAGGTCAAAAATCGTACCGGCTATGCTGCCAACGATATGAATGAACTATACTGCTTGCGCTGTCACGATCGTATGGGAATTCCAATTTGTGGTGCTTGTCGACGCCCGATCGAGGAACGTGTTGTAACCGCACTGGGAAAGCATTGGCATGTTGAG CATTTCGTATGCGCCAAATGCGAGAAACCGTTCCTAGGACATCGTCACTACGAAAAGCGTGGTATGGCATACTGCGAGACTCATTATCACCAGCTGTTTGGTAATCTATGCTTCGTTTGTAATCAGGTCATTGCTGGTGACG TATTCACCGCTCTGAACAAGGCCTGGTGTGTGCATCATTTCTCGTGCTCGATTTGCGATAATAAAATGGACCAGAAATCGAAATTCTACGAATATGACGAGAAACCGGTATGCAAGAAGTGCTACGAGCGTTTCCCTGCTGAGTTAAGACGTCGTCTGCGTGCCGCCCATGAGAATACCTTGAAGAAGACTGTCACCTGA